Below is a genomic region from Vibrio cortegadensis.
AGAGCAAAAGTTCGCCGATTTGGATTTACACCCCCAAGTCATTGAAGGATTGGACAAAAAAGGGTTCGAATTTTGTACCCCTATCCAAGCCTTGGCGTTGCCGGTACTGCTCACCGGCCAAGACATTGCAGGCCAGGCCCAAACGGGCACTGGTAAAACCCTTGCGTTTCTTACTGCTACTTTTAACCATTTACTAAAAACAGCTGCGCCTGAAGGACGTAAGCCAAACCAGCCTCGTGCAATAATCATGGCGCCAACTCGTGAGTTAGCGATCCAGATTTATAACGATGCAGAGTCGATCATTGCGACGACTGGTATTAAAGCAGCACTTGCTTACGGTGGCGAAAGCTACGACAAGCAGCTTGCTAAAATTGACGACGGTGTGGATGTATTAATTGGTACAACTGGACGTATTATCGATTTCTACAAGCAAAAAGCGTTTGATCTAAACTGTATTCAAGCTGTTGTTCTTGATGAAGCGGATCGCATGTTCGATCTTGGTTTCATTAAAGACATTCGCTTTTTGTTCCGTCGTATGCCTGAACCTAAAGACCGTTTGAACATGCTTTTCTCTGCAACCTTGTCTTACCGAGTACAAGAACTTGCCTTTGAACACATGCATAACCCTGAACATGTGGTTGTTGAACCGGATCAAAAAACAGGTCATCGAATTCAAGAAGAGTTGTTTTACCCTTCAAATGAACACAAGATGGCTTTACTACAAACGTTAATCGAAGAAGAGTGGCCGGATCGTGCGATTATTTTCGCTAACACTAAATATAAGTGTGA
It encodes:
- the rhlB gene encoding ATP-dependent RNA helicase RhlB, with the protein product MKKTHITEQKFADLDLHPQVIEGLDKKGFEFCTPIQALALPVLLTGQDIAGQAQTGTGKTLAFLTATFNHLLKTAAPEGRKPNQPRAIIMAPTRELAIQIYNDAESIIATTGIKAALAYGGESYDKQLAKIDDGVDVLIGTTGRIIDFYKQKAFDLNCIQAVVLDEADRMFDLGFIKDIRFLFRRMPEPKDRLNMLFSATLSYRVQELAFEHMHNPEHVVVEPDQKTGHRIQEELFYPSNEHKMALLQTLIEEEWPDRAIIFANTKYKCDSVWGHLAADGHRVGLLTGDVPQKKREKILEEFTKGQVDILVATDVAARGLHIPQVTHVFNFDLPDDCEDYVHRIGRTGRAGESGHSISFACEDYAINLPAIEEYIEHAIPMSDYDASALIEDLPAPIRMRTRNPQQRRTNNGGQRSGNRNSQRRPHSNRPRKEA